From one Actinopolyspora saharensis genomic stretch:
- a CDS encoding GntR family transcriptional regulator, whose protein sequence is MLEASVPGGADTPTKNQREPKYWGLKQHLLDMLRSMPAGSSIPTERALAAEFDVSRTTVRQALAELTVEGRLLRVQGKGTFAAQPKVAQRLQLSSYTEDMRAQGRQPDSRLLEMSEESAERELAHLLDVPSGSPVLRMRRLRLADEEAMAIETTHLPLSRFKGLTRLIEEGGSLYQVLRQEYGISFASAEETIETALASPEEAELLGADVGLPMLLLSRHSFHQDGTPVEWVRSIYRGDRYKFVASLNPPAS, encoded by the coding sequence ATGCTCGAAGCGTCGGTGCCCGGCGGGGCCGACACGCCGACCAAGAACCAGCGCGAGCCCAAGTACTGGGGGCTGAAGCAGCACCTGCTGGACATGCTGCGCTCCATGCCCGCGGGTTCGTCCATCCCCACGGAACGGGCGCTGGCGGCTGAGTTCGACGTGTCCCGCACCACGGTGCGACAGGCCCTGGCAGAGCTGACCGTCGAAGGACGTCTGCTGCGCGTCCAGGGCAAGGGGACGTTCGCCGCGCAGCCGAAGGTGGCCCAGCGCCTGCAGCTGAGCAGCTACACGGAGGACATGCGCGCCCAGGGGCGCCAGCCCGACTCCAGGTTGCTCGAGATGAGCGAGGAGTCGGCCGAGCGCGAGCTGGCCCACCTGCTCGACGTGCCCTCCGGCAGCCCGGTGCTGCGGATGCGCAGGCTGCGGCTCGCCGACGAGGAGGCGATGGCCATCGAGACGACCCACCTGCCGTTGAGCCGCTTCAAGGGGTTGACCAGGCTCATCGAGGAGGGCGGGTCCCTGTACCAGGTGCTGCGCCAGGAGTACGGGATCTCGTTCGCCAGCGCCGAGGAGACGATCGAGACCGCGCTGGCCAGCCCGGAGGAGGCCGAGCTGCTCGGGGCCGACGTCGGGCTGCCGATGCTGCTGCTGTCCAGGCACTCCTTCCACCAGGACGGCACCCCGGTCGAGTGGGTGCGCTCGATCTACCGCGGGGACCGCTACAAGTTCGTCGCCAGCCTCAACCCGCCAGCGAGCTGA